The genomic region tctaaacgaaacagcggatgtataatttttgtggttcatgctgcggccccaggcaacagtgggtgtgtgatatTTTTGATGCaaactgtagccatggacatgctatgtgatctgatggtgaatttggggtgacccagtgcaaaaatcctgaggatccatgtagatccgtgctctgtaaccacgttttaagtggggagggaaggaaaagcactcaagggacaagggacacgcgtggggtgtgtggagaaggatgctgttaataatgcagaagaggggtataagaggagaaggctcctctcctctcccactttgctcctttaaagcagcaggctctctgtccctctttcctccccactcagcggctcttctcccgctttgctgtttcaaagcgagccacggaggagggaaggaaggggaaccatggatcctctgctcacgactgcagcagatcctcccgccatccgtaggcattccctccataacacgcacagacatttccccttactttctaggaggaaaaaagtgagtgttatgctgcaaaaaatacggtatattttctcTGCCTTCTCCTCTCTCAGTCTCTAACAATCTTCATTTCCTCTTCTTCATAATTGCCTGTAAGGGAAGCAAAGAAAAATACCTGGTGAGTACAAGACGCTTATCTGTGGCCAGAATGGATGAGGTATCGGGAGCCCACCAACACAACCCACTGTACTTATTCTGGTCTCACTGACCTCCTTTATACGACGGCCTTGCTCCAAATTAATGTTCAGGCACCTCTTGCGCGCGTTTCTCTTGAAAGTGACTCTGCAAAGAAGCAATTGAGGGCAAATTAGAAACAGGACTACTATTATTATCTTTCCGTGGCAGTTGGACTGCTCCAAAATAAAGGCATTTGCCCTGCCCTTCTAGATCAACACAACTTCCTTAGGGTTTTATATAGTTACTTGTATTGCATTGAGTAGCAAAATAGCATTGACCCCGAGTAGGAAACTTAACACAAATGTTAAGGCTTCTGGAGCACAACCAGCATCCACTACTTACACCAGTTCCTCCTGATCGCAGCTGCTGCTGGGCCGGTGAAATTCAACTTCAGCAACGCGTTGAATAGGGACAGAGCTCAACATCATTCCTTTTGTTCGACAGAGGCAACGCCCTCTGCTGGTAGTTGGCATTCCTGCAACAGAAGGATGTCACCCTTGAGTTACACGTTCGGGTACGCTCAGTCGTAATATAACTTTACAGGGTTGCGGGTGTGATGTGAGAGGGGAGGCGTTGCTTCGAAACCTTCCCTTCAGCGGGGTGTTTCAGACAGAGCAACGAATGGGAAAGTGGTAAGCCACAATCTTTTTAACGCTTGGAGATTTTctttgggaggagggggggagatgacattgctcccccccccaaaacccctttGTTTTCTATTGATTTAATTATattaacagtggtacctcgggttaagtacttaattcgttctggaggtcctttcttaacctgaaactgttcttaacctgaagcaccactttagctaatggggcctcccgctgctgccgcgccgccggagcacgatttctgttctcatcctgaagcaaagttcttaacctgaggtactctttctgggttagcggagtctgtaacctgaagcgtctgtaacctgaagcctgaggtaccactgtatatcacaccTTTCTTCCTTGGCACTCAACGCAGCATATATTGTTCTCCTTGCCCCCCATTTTACTCTCACATGAACCCTGCCgcacaatttttaaaagataatgacaagctggaatgtgtgcagaggtggGCCACCAGGacgatcaagggtttggaaaccaaaccttacGAGGAAcgattgagggagttgggtatgtttatcctggaaaaaaggagactaagtggagatatctcaagggctatcacatggaagcctgttttctgctgctctggagggtaggactcaaaccaatggcctcAAGTTCCCAGAAAggggattccgactaaacatgaggaataactttttgatggtaagagctgttctgcagtggaatggactccctcagaaggtggtggactctccttccttggaggtttttaagcaaaggttgggtgtccatctgtaattgattcctgcactgcacggggttggactagatgaccctcagggacccttccatctctacaattattTGATTCCACAGGTTAGGTTAGGTTGAGGGACAGGCTGTCCCAAGGCTCCCCAGTGCAGCGGTACCTTTCCCAGATTGACAACACTATTGTGGTGATAGTCATTattacattgtacagtggtacctcaggttaagtacttaattcgttccggaggtccattcttaacctgaaactgttcttaacctgaagcaccactttagctaatggagcctcctgctgccgccgcgccaccagagcacaatttctgttctcatcctgaagcaaagttcttaacctgaagcactatttctgggttagcagagtctgtaacctgaagcgtatgtaacctgaagcatatgtaacctgaggtaccactgtactatccaaTTTCCCTGCTTGACAGCATTGTATGATATTCACCTACTCCAAACTGATCCACTGTAATCAATAAACTCGACTAAGTCAGGTCCATTAATTGCAACAGTAAAATaaatagttgaataccacccattatcatcacaaccatatgtcaggagtgctctgatggtgtttcctgcttggcagggggttggactcgatggcccttgtggtctcttccaactctatgattctatgattctattattctaggaGCTTTCCTCATTAGTCAACATTATTGCCACATTGtgattgcattgcaaaatgtggaaGCAGAGAAAATGCAATTAATGCAATGATATATGGAAGAAAAGGAGGCACATTAATGTAATATCATGCGGAAGAAAAGAAGGCAAAAGAATATTACCTTGTATGAGAGCTGTGCAAAGGACAAGCATCAGGATTACGAGGCAGGACTTCTGGATCATCTTTGCTTCTCTTGCTGCGGCTGCTGTGAGAGGAGGAAATGTGCTGTGTGGTGGAGTCAGAGAGCTCTGGGGCCAGTATTTATTGGCTAGCTTCACCCACTTCTGACATCCCCTGGGGAAATTCCTGCTCCTTTCACTTTCCTTTCCCACGCCGCTATAACTTAAAATAAATCATTTTCCATCTCCTAACTGCCAGAAAGGGGCCAGTataatggagtgtgtgtgtgtgtgtgttttaccatTCCAGACAAATTTTCCTTGAAAGCCATCACTTTTCTCTTAGCTCCATACTTCTTCCCACGTTTACTTTTTGCTCCCCATTCTCTTAATAGTAAttaagatgtcaaagagaaaaacaactaccagacttttagaagacatctgaaggcagccctgtttagggaagcttttaatgtttaatagactattttattttaatattctgttggaagctgcccagagtggctggggaaacccagtcagatgggcagggtataaataaattatttttattattaatattatttacttGCTGAAGTAAATCGAGCACTTAGCTCTATACCTTTCCTGCTCTTTATCCTCTAAATACTAATGTACTTGTTGATTTACTTTTTTGTGTTGCTTCTCCTTCATTCATCCATTTTCTCTTGCTGCTTCTTGCGCATATATCACTACTGCCTTTCTAATACTTGGTTAGAATTTTAACTGTAAAGTGGACTGAGAATTTTTTTGCAGGGCGTTCTAGCCAGAGAAGCAATATTAATTTAGCTACTTCATAGAGTTTTCCCCCaggaagtttttattattataattctaTAGCAAGTAtgtaaaaaatataaatgaagACAGGAATCTGCAAAATACTTAATAAAGTAACTAAAAAGAGGGAGAATAATCACATCAAATAAAAACTCATTATTACAACTAGTCTTCATGTCATCAATAAAAGGTCTTGAGTGCTGTTTACCATCTGATAAATAAACAGTGTTTCAACATTTCAGCTACTTTCTGCTTATTCATATAAAAAGAAAGGAGTTTACTGTAATGCCTTTGCAACCAGGAGGTAGAAATGCACTTTAAATGAAGACAGTCTAAGCcaggtgtcagcaaactttttcagcaggtggccggtccattgtccctcagaccttgtggggggccagactatatttttttgggtgggaaatgaacaaattcctatgccccacaaataacccagagatgcattttaaataaaaggacacattctactcatgtaaaaacacgctgattcccagaccgtcggcgggctggatttagaagacgattgggccagatccagcccctgggccttggtttgcctacccatggtctaagcACATAGACCCACACACATCGAATCTGGTGCCCTGGAAAACAGAGGGCCACTGTTTGCATGTACGGAAGCCTATACACAAGTTAGGTGTGGATGCAAAGGTGTGTCTCTATGCAAACATGAGCTCTGAATGTGCAGAGGTTGGGTGGGAACAGCATGTGAGGCCTTATCAGCCCCTCTCAATATATTTATTGTTATCAAGCAATTGCCTGAAGAgagctttccccccctcttttacaATAAATGCGCTTCTTAATCTGAAAGGAAACGGGACAGTTAAATAGGGGAATTCCTGGCTGAACGTGTCCTTAAACTCTGGTTAATGTCTCTAGCTTGCCTGGAGGGAGGACAGAGAAGCGTGTGTGAAACAAGGGGATTTTCCCCTTTGGTGCCCTGCCAAGTCTTGCCTGTTGCCCtgctagggatggacaaatccgtcagtttcaatttcagtttccatttcccatttttccaatcttgagtTCAGTTttacacatttccacatcaagtcTGCAATCTTGGAAGGGGGTTTTTTGGTGATGGGAgcagtaaaaaggaaaaaaaaagtccCCGCAAAGGTTTGTTAGCATTTTTGTTAGCATATACATACGTAATAGACAATCtgtatagaattccttcaaaccataacaagtacaaaatgaaatctttagtctcaaagtccctgaaaatctttaaatgaagcgaggtaccagattttgtacgatgaaagacaagctgtgaagctttgtgtattcagcaaatatgatgtccaacactgaacagtgattccggatattgactactgtttcgtagaatacTTCATCAGCGTGGtggggaggatatagaattgcttcataaacccatcttatttcaaatgaatgtatgtaaatgaaaatatcaaatgctgtggaacagtgctcatatAACACATTAAtttgaaataagatgggtttatgaagtaGTCAATatctggaatcactgttcagtgttggacatcatatttactgaatacacaaagcttcacagcttgtctttcatcgtacaaagtttggtacctcgcttcatttaaagattttcagagactttgagactaaagatttcattttgtacttgttatggtttgaaggaattctataaaggttgtctattacgtatgtatatggtcatcgtgttgcctagacattgctgacgttctctttgcaacacaggggttggttggtttgtttggtTACTTATTGCAGGaccagaaggcaggcaggtggactTGGAGGAATCAAGATGTGGTGCGGCAGTGCCCCACTTTCCCTGACAGACCAGATTCCACCGGCCCATTTGCAAAGTCAACCCTATATGGGTATACAGCAATCATTATTAGATATTAATCAGATTAGTTATCAGATAGttaaaaatttgaccttttcctgttagtcaAAGATCATAAGACAacccggatggtcgccagattctgcgtacatatctgtaggcgcagaccatcccccaaCCCAAAatagttcgttaagaaaatccccaaacttgtTTCCATGGTtgactctgggtcatctctctgcagtagcttatcttaaagttttaagtgtctatacgcttatcgcacttataaattttaaatttattgttgtacatggttttaaatgtttgtttaccttctgggattgtacccccaagtgtgttttataaactGATCTccaaccgtaataaattatctatcatctatctatcatctatctatctatcatctatctatctatcatctatctatctatctatctatctatctatctatcatctatctatctatcagatAGTTATTAGTATTAGCTTAGTATTGTACGCAGCCCGTAACTTCTGTTCTTCTTTGCAATCTGGGTAATCCAGATTTGCCAGATTACGTCATCGCTTCCATAGAACAACTGCTTTTGGAACAAGGAAGTCCGAGTCCTTACGAAAGCAGGTTGTcgttgcagctgaggcagaagCTGGATTTTAAAAAGCTGGGGGTAGGAAGGAGGCGTAGGAATTTCAGGGTACGCCTACACACAAAACGCGAGGGCTGATTCCTCTTTCCAGCGTCCTCATTTTGAAATTTGGCCAGAAAAGGCATTAATAAGAACAAAATGCACCCAGAGGAATTGCATCTTCCTGTTCTTAGATTTTCAGTCTGTGTCTTATGCAACTTCTTGCACGTATGTTTCAGCACCCAGGAAAACATAACAGGTGCAGATTTTAAATGTAGGGATTTTTCTCTTCGAACGGAGAAGGaattacccccccccaaacaaatcctgggataggattgcagccttagagtcAATTTACACATGAGCTGAgtcttgaatcccccccccccaggtagggATTTTAATGCCCAagtgcataccttccaacatttctctgatgaaaatggggacgtcccattccataatgataatgtttaatatttatatccgacacatcttactgggtctccccagcgactctgggcagcttccaacatatataaaagcataatgaaacattaaacattaaaacaacttccctatacagcgggttacagatgcttcaggttacatacacttcaggttacagactccgctaacccagaaatagtacctcgggttaagaactttgcttcaggatgagaacagaaatcgtgctctggcggcgcggcagcagcaggaggccccattagctaaagtggtgcttcaggttaagaacagtttcaggttaagaacggacctccagaacgaattaagtacttaacccgaggtaccactgcccaatatttgattcagaatatttttgtgtgtgttttcctcctttaaaaactaggtgcgtcttatggtcaggtgcgtcttatgagaTGAAAAATACGGGACTtttgcctgatatacacatttttggcaAAGTAAATTTCATGTCAtgtactgcattttaaaataacttccctacacaggattgccttcagatggctcgggggtcggataactccataccctccaacattcctccaatgaaaatagggacatcctaaggaaaagtgggacattccgggatgaaaagtgggacattccagtgCTGGCACCACATCTATGGGCTCCTGCTTCCACTGAGCTTTGCCTGGTGAAGTTTCTGTGTCAGGAAAACACTAACCCCCACCTCCCCCAGGTCCTCTATACATTGCTTTTACACTTCTTGGTGCTAAATCTTAATTTTGTACTAACTTCTATTATACGACACTTTTATATGCTGCAGTGTTTAAACGCTTTAATTTCCATTCTTCGCCTCATTGGCTGACACAGACCAAACATTAACAGAAACTGATGCTAaaattttcttttctgctgcaagGACCTGTAAAGCAATTTTGCAAATTTTTATTGTATCTTGGCTTGTTTCTGTCCTTAGTTTATGTCAGCAGCACATGTTTTCTTTAGATGTGGGCACCATGTTTCACCTTAGGCTGTAggtgtgcataccctccaacatttctccggtgaaaatagggacatcctattccataattagaataattttatcatttataccccgcccatctgactgatttgccccaaccactcttgacagcatatataacatatataaaaacattaaacatgtttttaaagcttctctatacagggttgccttcagatgtcttctaaaggttgtgtaatCACTTATCTTCTTGGCACTGGGGTCGCAGAACTCCAATTCctaccaacatttctctgatgaaaataggaacgtactaaggaaaagtagggatgcgggtgg from Podarcis raffonei isolate rPodRaf1 chromosome 9, rPodRaf1.pri, whole genome shotgun sequence harbors:
- the LOC128421509 gene encoding C-X-C motif chemokine 11-like, whose product is MIQKSCLVILMLVLCTALIQGMPTTSRGRCLCRTKGMMLSSVPIQRVAEVEFHRPSSSCDQEELVVTFKRNARKRCLNINLEQGRRIKEAIMKKRK